One genomic segment of Candidatus Berkiella aquae includes these proteins:
- the folP gene encoding dihydropteroate synthase, with product MGIVNVTPDSFYDGGRYRAQSTAFEHALQLIREGADIIDIGGESTRPGALPVSIQEECDRVLPLLEKLIQETAMPISVDTRHAVVMQEAIRLGASIINDVAALTQENALEVVSKHPVKVCLMHMQGLPETMQQKPHYENILEEINAFFVERLQACEQAGLSRQRIWLDPGFGFGKTLEHNLMLLGNLSFFQTLGCPLLVGLSRKSMFGALLNRAPEQRLPASLSAALIASLQGVACIRTHDVAATRDALSVMKAVQPHCKETLSVRTA from the coding sequence ATGGGCATCGTCAATGTGACCCCCGATTCATTTTATGATGGGGGTCGTTATCGTGCGCAGTCCACTGCTTTTGAACATGCACTACAACTCATTCGAGAAGGCGCGGATATTATCGATATCGGCGGCGAGTCAACCAGACCAGGAGCCTTGCCAGTCAGTATCCAAGAAGAATGCGATCGTGTCTTGCCGTTGTTAGAAAAACTGATTCAAGAAACGGCGATGCCAATTTCAGTTGATACCCGTCATGCCGTTGTGATGCAAGAAGCTATTCGCTTAGGTGCATCAATCATTAACGATGTCGCAGCATTAACGCAAGAGAATGCATTAGAAGTGGTGAGCAAACATCCGGTTAAGGTGTGCTTAATGCACATGCAGGGTTTGCCAGAAACGATGCAGCAAAAACCTCATTATGAAAATATCTTAGAAGAGATCAACGCTTTTTTTGTCGAGCGACTCCAAGCTTGTGAACAAGCTGGCTTATCGCGTCAACGTATTTGGCTTGATCCCGGTTTTGGTTTTGGTAAAACCTTAGAACACAATTTAATGTTACTGGGCAATTTGTCTTTTTTTCAGACCTTAGGTTGCCCATTATTGGTTGGTCTTTCACGAAAAAGTATGTTTGGAGCCCTATTAAATAGAGCGCCAGAACAACGATTACCTGCAAGCTTAAGTGCTGCGCTCATTGCTTCATTACAAGGTGTTGCTTGTATTCGTACGCATGATGTTGCAGCAACGCGTGATGCACTTTCGGTGATGAAAGCAGTCCAACCCCATTGCAAGGAGACTTTAAGTGTCAGAACAGCGTAA